One window from the genome of Phycisphaerae bacterium encodes:
- a CDS encoding DUF362 domain-containing protein has protein sequence MPNPTVTLTRCSDYSQAEIARALAAQFELLGGLKKFVTRGDTVLLKPNLIAPRSRRHATQTDPAVLLETVRLLKDFGAKPFIGDSPAWSNVFACIKTLKLEKPLKKLSVPVKQLNKPKKCRIGKQNIEVGISSIALDADVIINMPKFKSHQQLVATFAVKNMFGCVSGKHKALWHFTKGGSTDEFCELLIEIYKFLNPALTIIDAVIAMDGPGPIRGRARPLGYILGGIDPFALEVICSRLVNINPENLPILKTARQMGLNCPDADSIKILGDPLPQNPCMDFELPQMIPVRFSLLQVCKSICKQILLLAKSVIKTKTKS, from the coding sequence ATGCCAAATCCAACGGTGACACTAACTCGATGCAGCGATTACAGCCAGGCCGAAATCGCCCGGGCACTTGCGGCACAGTTTGAGCTTCTCGGCGGATTGAAAAAATTCGTAACGCGAGGCGACACCGTCCTGCTTAAGCCGAACTTAATTGCCCCAAGGTCCCGCCGCCACGCCACCCAGACCGACCCCGCGGTGCTGCTCGAAACCGTCCGGCTATTAAAAGATTTTGGTGCGAAACCTTTCATCGGCGACTCACCCGCCTGGAGCAATGTGTTTGCCTGCATAAAAACGTTAAAACTGGAAAAGCCCCTGAAAAAACTGTCCGTGCCGGTAAAGCAGCTCAACAAACCGAAAAAGTGTCGAATAGGAAAACAAAACATCGAGGTCGGCATAAGCTCAATTGCTCTTGATGCGGACGTTATTATAAATATGCCGAAGTTCAAATCGCATCAGCAGTTGGTAGCGACATTTGCAGTTAAAAACATGTTCGGCTGCGTAAGCGGCAAACATAAAGCCCTCTGGCATTTTACAAAAGGCGGAAGCACAGACGAGTTTTGCGAATTGCTTATTGAAATATACAAATTCCTCAATCCCGCCCTGACTATCATCGACGCCGTTATCGCAATGGATGGCCCCGGCCCAATCCGCGGCAGAGCAAGGCCGCTCGGCTATATTCTCGGCGGGATAGACCCATTTGCCCTGGAAGTTATCTGCTCCAGGTTGGTAAATATCAATCCAGAAAATTTGCCGATTCTCAAAACGGCAAGGCAAATGGGATTAAACTGCCCGGACGCAGACAGCATAAAAATCCTCGGCGACCCGTTGCCGCAAAACCCCTGTATGGATTTCGAACTGCCCCAGATGATTCCTGTCAGGTTCTCCCTGCTGCAAGTCTGCAAAAGCATCTGTAAACAGATATTGCTGCTCGCCAAATCAGTAATTAAAACAAAGACCAAGAGCTAA